In Metarhizium brunneum chromosome 3, complete sequence, a genomic segment contains:
- the HAS1 gene encoding ATP-dependent RNA helicase HAS1 has product MGDGIAKKRKRNGAEAVANATASSKKSKKVKNPPPQIEPEEDESESGDNESLSEEQNEQQDEENSEDAEEGPIAEDAEDEDADDTVGDLPTDGAPILAPTAESDMFDQLKLSEKTMKAITEMGFTKMTAIQRTAIPPLLAGKDVLGAAKTGSGKTLAFLIPAIEILSALRFKPRNGTGVIVVSPTRELALQIFGVARELMQHHSQTYGIVIGGANRKAEAEKLSKGVNLLIATPGRLLDHLLNTPFVFKNLKSLVIDEADRILEVGFEDEIRQIVKVLSNDDRQTMLFSATQTTKVEDLARISLRPGPLYINVDEETQFSTVDGLEQGYVLCDADKRFILLFSFLMRMKEKKKKVIVFFSSCNSVKYYSELLNYIDCPVLDLHGKQKQQKRTNTFFEFSNAEHGILICTDVAARGLDIPAVDFIVQFDPPDNTRDYIHRVGRTARGANTKGRSLLFLQPNEVGFLSHLKTARVPVVEFEFPAKHIKNVQSNLERLIGKNYYLQQSAKEAFKSYLHAYGSHSLRSVYDVQKLDLVRVAKSFGFATPPRVDINLGQSMSRNKVQGRRSYGSQPRQPVRQGGRR; this is encoded by the exons ATGGGTGACGGAATTGCCAAGAAGCGGAAGCGCAATGGCGCGGAAGCTGTTGCCAATGCCACCGCCTCTTCGAAAAAGTCAAAGAAGGTCAAGAACCCACCGCCACAGATCGAGCCTGAGGAGGACGAGAGTGAAAGCGGAGACAATGAGAGTTTGAGCGAGGAGCAGAACGAACAACAGGACGAGGAGAACAGCGAGGATGCAGAGGAAGGCCCCATCGCTGAGGATgcagaagacgaagatgccgACGACACAGTTGGAGATCTTCCAACCGACGGCGCTCCTATACTGGCCCCGACTGCTGAGTCGGATATGTTTGACCAATTGAAGCTGTCGGagaagacgatgaaggcCATCACAGAAATGGGCTTCACCAAGATGACTGCCATCCAGAGGACT GCTATCCCACCGCTGCTGGCAGGCAAGGATGTTCTTGGTGCGGCCAAGACCGGTTCGGGCAAAACACTTGCTTTCCTTATCCCCGCGATCGAGATCCTCAGCGCTCTACGATTCAAGCCCAGAAACGGCACTGGCGTCATTGTGGTCTCGCCTACTCGAGAATTAGCCCTTCAAATTTTCGGTGTCGCTCGCGAGCTTATGCAACATCACTCTCAGACGTATGGTATTGTTATTGGAGGTGCCAATAGAAAGGCAGAAGCAGAGAAGCTGTCCAAAGGCGTCAACCTGCTGATTGCCACTCCTGGTCGGCTCCTCGATCATTTATTAAACACGCCATTTGTGTTCAAGAACCTCAAGTCCCTCGTTATCGACGAAGCAGACCGCATCTTGGAAGTTGGTTTTGAGGACGAGATTCGCCAAATCGTCAAGGTGTTATCCAATGACGACCGACAGACTATGCTGTTCTCAGCCACACAAACCACCAAAGTTG AGGATCTTGCAAGGATATCACTGCGACCCGGCCCTCTGTATATCAATGTCGACGAAGAGACGCAGTTCAGCACTGTGGACGGGCTTGAACAAGGCTATGTCCTTTGCGATGCCGACAAGCGATTCATCTTGCTCTTCTCATTCCTGATGAGAatgaaggaaaagaagaagaaggtgatTGTGTTCTTCAGTAGCTGCAACTCGGTCAAGTACTACTCGGAGCTCCTCAACTACATCGATTGCCCGGTGCTAGATCTTCACggcaagcagaagcagcaaaaGCGGACAAATACTTTTTTCGAATTTAGCAATGCCGAGCATGGTATTCTAATTTGCACTGATGTTGCTGCTCGTGGACTCGAC ATCCCTGCCGTAGATTTCATTGTGCAATTCGACCCCCCGGATAACACGCGCGACTACATTCACCGTGTCGGCCGTACAGCTCGTGGTGCCAATACAAAGGGTCGGAGTCTGTTGTTCCTCCAACCCAACGAGGTTGGATTCCTGTCACACCTCAAGACTGCCCGCGTGCCTGTCGTCGAATTTGAATTTCCTGCAAAACATATCAAGAATGTGCAATCCAATCTGGAGAGGCTGATTGGAAAGAACTACTACCTGCAACAGAGCGCCAAGGAGGCGTTCAAGTCATACCTGCACGCCTATGGGTCGCACAGCCTGCGATCGGTATATGACGTGCAGAAGTTGGACTTGGTGCGCGTGGCCAAGAGCTTTGGTTTCGCAACCCCGCCTCGCGTCGACATCAACCTAGGACAGTCAATGAGCAGGAACAAGGTGCAGGGCAGAAGATCATATGGTAGCCAGCCTCGCCAGCCAGTCCGACAAGGCGGCCGCAGATGA
- the DHC24 gene encoding Delta(24)-sterol reductase gives MEAHDAAVRRIAAQVKTFHEAQKPFRIYHGSTNSTRTSHRRADNTIDTSRLNRVLSVDKTGMTALVEPNVPMDALVDATLAHGLVPPVVMEFPGITAGGGFSGTSGESSSFRYGAFDSTFDWIEIVLADGATARASRTDKADLFWGAASAFGTLGVVTLLAVRLRPAKRYVALRYELARGGAEAAVRRMREECDAPANDFVDGVAFDAGTTLLCTGRLADELPAGEAPRRFTRPSDPWFYIRAREVRRLLQEQEGEDAVVVDHVPLVDYLFRWDRGGFWVGEYAFAYFRVPFNRVTRRLLDGFMRARVMYRAVHGSGLADAYMVQDVGVPFARAAEFRAWLDGALGIYPLWLCPLRVRRGDDGDGEAAAHGLHAGFGAPDAPDLVNFGVWGPLRRCPRRAQVVEANRALERKVAELGGKKWLYAHAYYTEDEFWAHYDRPAYDALRAKYAASHLPSVYDKVRVDVDAEEAARRRSRRARARGALGRVWPLRGLKGFWAAARGGDYLLKRTSRRKPDTGETESG, from the coding sequence ATGGAAGCCCACGACGCGGCCGTCAGGCGCATCGCAGCCCAGGTCAAGACGTTCCACGAAGCGCAAAAGCCGTTCCGCATCTACCACGGCTCAACCAACAGCACGCGCACGTCGCACCGGCGCGCCGACAACACCATCGACACCAGCCGCCTCAACCGCGTCCTCTCGGTGGACAAGACGGGCATGACGGCCCTCGTGGAGCCCAACGTGCCCATGGACGCGCTCGTCGACGCCACGCTCGCGCACGGGCTCGTGCCGCCCGTGGTGATGGAGTTCCCGGGCATCACCGCGGGGGGCGGCTTCTCCGGGACGTCGGGGGAGAGCAGCTCGTTCCGGTACGGCGCCTTCGACAGCACGTTTGACTGGATCGAGATTGTGCTGGCGGACGGGGCCACGGCGCGGGCGTCGCGCACCGACAAGGCGGACCTGTTCTGGGGCGCGGCGTCGGCCTTTGGCACGCTCGGCGTGGTGACGCTGCTGGCGGTGCGGCTGCGCCCGGCGAAGCGCTACGTCGCGCTGCGGTACGAGCTCgcgcgcggcggcgccgaggccgccgtccGCCGGATGCGCGAGGAGTGCGACGCCCCGGCCAACGActttgtcgacggcgtcgcctTCGACGCCGGCACCACGCTGCTCTGCACGGGGAGGCTGGCGGACGAGCTGCCGGCGGGCGAGGCGCCGCGGCGGTTCACGCGCCCGTCGGACCCGTGGTTCTACATTCGCGCGCGCGAGGTGCGCCGGCTgctgcaggagcaggagggcgaggacgccGTCGTGGTCGACCACGTCCCGCTGGTGGACTACCTGTTCCGCTGGGACCGGGGCGGCTTCTGGGTGGGCGAGTACGCCTTTGCCTACTTCCGCGTGCCGTTCAACCGGGTCacgcggcggctgctggacGGCTTCATGCGCGCGCGCGTCATGTACCGCGCGGTGCACGGGTCGGGCCTCGCGGACGCGTACATGGTGCAGGACGTCGGGGTGCCGTTTGCGCGGGCGGCCGAGTTCCGGGCCTGGCTGGACGGCGCGCTCGGCATCTACCCGCTCTGGCTGTGCCCGCTGCGGGTGCGgcgcggcgacgacggcgacggcgaggcgGCCGCGCACGGGCTGCACGCCGGCTTCGGCGCCCCGGACGCGCCGGACCTGGTCAACTTTGGGGTGTGGGGGCCGCTGCGGCGCTGCCCCCGGCGCGCGCAGGTCGTCGAGGCGAACCGCGCGCTCGAGAGGAAGGTCGCCGAGCTCGGGGGCAAGAAGTGGCTCTACGCGCACGCCTACTACACCGAGGACGAGTTCTGGGCGCACTACGACCGGCCCGCGTACGACGCGCTGCGGGCCAAGTACGCCGCATCGCATCTGCCCAGCGTCTACGACAAGGTgcgcgtcgacgtcgacgccgaggaggccgCGAGGCGGAGGAGCCGGCGGGCCAGGGCGCGCGGCGCGCTGGGACGTGTCTGGCCGTTGAGGGGGCTGAAGGGGTTCTGGGCCGCTGCCAGGGGAGGCGATTACCTGCTGAAGAGGACATCGAGGAGGAAGCCGGACACGGGGGAGACGGAGAGCGGGTAG
- the Poglut1 gene encoding Protein O-glucosyltransferase 1 — protein MGPLPIFKRRFCGPSIVIVAAFLFLLSIATLLSRPAYLEHLPDVLPALEEQLPSFGDRNKFGSQTNKSGKKGYVSPKNKAWKFNPVRDANSYSLDSEQCNMAFPGLFAEIERGVDAQKARGNITPKQLNISERGRGALRGMIVDQQLYILQETILENEYDTSRAVAVLHAIHRAMVTSPEPLPNIEFAFTVADVVPDPEENNYPIWGLTRKAEDEEIWLMGDFGYWSWPLDLVGSYDEVRRKMAEAEVKFEQKTKKAVWRGAVATNGHREELIKVTKDKEWADVRAIVWAGISDLVSEDQAKALSMSEHCKYQFVIHTEGHSYSGRGKYLQNCNSVVIMHKRMWIEPHHALLVADGPKQNFVEVAEDFSDLEAKVTELLAHPERAKRIAQNGADIFRDRYLTPASQVCYWRELLRGWASVSFEPQLWNVDKDGARTTMRGVPFETFVLQSIMVQPAPAKCKWLGRFLGQC, from the exons ATGGGTCCCCTCCCGATTTTCAAGCGACGATTCTGCGGTCCCAGCATCGTCATTGTCGCGgcctttctcttcctcctttcCATCGCCACACTGCTGTCTCGGCCAGCCTATCTCGAGCACCTGCCGGACGTGTTGCCCGCCCTCGAGGAGCAATTGCCCAGCTTCGGGGACAGGAACAAATTTGGAAGCCAGACCAACAAGTCGGGCAAGAAGGGATATGTATCACCAAAGAACAAAGCATGGAAGTTCAACCCGGTGCGCGATGCCAACAGCTACTCCCTCGATTCCGAGCAGTGTAACATGGCCTTCCCGGGCCTGTTTGCAGAGATTGAGCGAGGAGTCGATGCCCAGAAAGCGAGAGGAAACATTACACCCAAGCAACTCAACATATCCGAGCGCGGTAGGGGAGCCCTGCGGGGCATGATTGTCGACCAGCAA CTCTATATTCTCCAGGAGACAATCCTGGAAAACGAGTACGACACCTCGCGCGCAGTTGCCGTCTTACACGCCATCCACAGAGCCATGGTAACGTCCCCTGAGCCCTTGCCCAACATCGAGTTCGCCTTCACAGTCGCCGACGTCGTGCCGGATCCGGAGGAAAACAACTACCCCATCTGGGGCTTGACACGCAAggccgaagacgaggagatATGGCTCATGGGCGATTTTGGTTACTGGAGCTGGCCGTTGGACCTTGTGGGGAGCTACGACGAGGTGCGGCGAAagatggccgaggccgaggtcaAGTTTGAAcaaaagaccaagaaggccgTCTGGAGAGGAGCCGTGGCCACCAACGGCCACCGAGAGGAGCTGATCAAGGTGACCAAGGATAAGGAATGGGCCGACGTGCGAGCCATTGTGTGGGCAGGCATCAGTGACCTGGTTTCCGAGGACCAGGCAAAggccttgtccatgtcggaaCATTGCAAATACCAGTTTGTCATCCACACCGAAG GGCACAGCTACTCGGGCCGGGGGAAGTATCTCCAGAACTGCAACTCGGTCGTCATCATGCACAAGCGGATGTGGATCGAGCCGCACCACGCGCTGCTGGTGGCGGACGGTCCCAAGCAGAACTTTGTCGAGGTGGCCGAGGACTTCTCCGACCTGGAAGCCAAGGTTACGGAGCTCCTCGCCCACCCGGAGAGAGCCAAGAGGATTGCCCAAAACGGCGCCGACATATTCAGGGACCGATACTTGACACCGGCATCGCAGGTGTGCTACTGGCGCGAGCTGCTCCGGGGCTGGGCGTCGGTCAGTTTTGAGCCTCAGCTCTGGAACGTGGACAAGGATGGCGCCAGAACAACGATGCGGGGTGTGCCGTTTGAGACGTTTGT ACTACAGTCCATCATGGTGCAGCCAGCGCCCGCCAAGTGTAAATGGCTGGGCAGGTTTTTGGGTCAGTGTTAA
- the EURM3 gene encoding Mite allergen Eur m 3: protein MLPKTTIALAVAFPAISAAAPTINKRIIGGTDAEIGDFTSMVSIQMGNDLCGGTLLSKYTVLIAAHCLGAANNDTVAKAGVADNKKDGEYSSIREIKVHPDFNTYGHYTLDDIALVYLKEGFDEGETIAYANLAVNGSDPEVGSEHIALGWGTQNYEKFKDRPDPTDKLSKVGLEIYPRGHCWSRLLGAGKTGAETIVCAGGRGKNVCKHDDGGPLIDQKKRVVGIASLVIKDRGGSYCNLEPSVFTRVGSYSDWINENLVTEPPTSTEEQTDFSFEFPKLINGDVEAKPPASTEDDVYVEFPSPTKPVPTSVPTVSNFPPNLNIVVTDVCDRRGLGSDNSCPPVVKYCIFKFKEDGYSSTNACVGAFEKAGLMTATKNKEAGLTPGTENQGTENQGTANKGTENQMCSST from the exons ATGTTGCCCAAGACTACTATTGCACTAGCCGTCGCGTTTCCTGCCATTTCAGCAGCCGCCCCGACTATCAACAAGAGGATCATTGGCGGAACGGATGCCGAGATCGGTGATTTCACATCCATGGTTTCCATCCAAATGGGTAATGACCTTTGCGGAGGCACTTTGCTTAGCAAGTACACTGTTCTTATTGCTGCCCATTGCCTTGGGGCGGCAAACAACGATACCGTCGCAAAGGCAGGAGTGGCG GATAATAAAAAAGACGGAGAGTATAGTAGTATTAGGGAGATCAAGGTGCACCCTGATTTCAACACCTATGGTCATTACACTCTTGATGACATTGCCCTCGTCTACTTGAAAGAGGGATTTGACGAGGGCGAGACAATCGCCTATGCGAATCTAGCAGTAAACGGCTCGGACCCCGAGGTCGGTTCCGAGCACATCGCCCTAGGCTG GGGCACACAAAACTATGAGAAATTTAAAGACCGACCTGATCCGACTGATAAACTGAGCAAGGTTGGTCTCGAAATTTATCCACGCGGACACTGCTGGAGCCGCCTCTTGGGTGCAGGCAAGACTGGTGCAGAAACAATCGTATGCGCTGGCGGGAGAGGCAAGAATGTATGCAAGCACGATGACGGTGGTCCTCTTATCGATCAGAAGAAACGCGTAGTCGGTATCGCGTCGTTGGTTATAAAGGATCGAGGAGGCAGCTATTGCAACCTGGAGCCCTCCGTGTTTACCAGAGTCGGCAGCTATTCCGATTGGATCAACGAAAATCTTGTGACGGAGCCTCCTACGTCAACGGAAGAGCAAACAGACTTCTCCTTTGAGTTTCCCAAATTGATCAACGGAGATGTTGAGGCGAAGCCTCCTGCGTCAACGGAAGACGACGTCTACGTTGAGTTTCCAAGCCCGACTAAGCCCGTGCCGACCAGCGTACCGACGGTGAGCAACTTTCCACCAAATCTGAACATAGTGGTTACAGATGTTTGTGATAGACGTGGCCTCGGTTCTGACAACTCTTGTCCACCCGTGGTCAAGTATTGCATCTTTAAATTCAAGGAGGACGGTTATAGTTCCACAAACGCCTGTGTTGGTGCATTCGAAAAGGCAGGGTTGATGACTGCCACTAAAAACAAAGAGGCAGGGTTGACGCCTGGCACTGAAAATCAGGGCACTGAAAATCAGGGCACTGCAAATAAGGGCACTGAAAATCAGATGTGCTCTTCGACTTAG
- the vlmA_3 gene encoding Fatty acid hydroxylase vlmA, whose amino-acid sequence MERNPKESIKSTWRQKDRSEWTIFHWVYDIFDIHPVQLDKAVPVHPKTDKVPYLNDWYQHRWILTHAFIPIALHHLYVVYTGHNLTAWQAGLLYSAAFNLNAIRELHLLRALGHRVGFLDGDVHERDGVPDASVSKVLYSLVLTSLVRPAFTVYISYNTRNPPTSMAFLWLPFEVGCYGILLDFFFYWYHRLMHDVEGLWKFHRTHHLTKHPNPLLTLYADTEQEIFDIAGIPLITYFAMRTLGFPMGFYEWWICHQYVVFAELAGHSGVRMVATPPNIFNWFLRVLNAELILEDHDLHHRKGWKRSGNYGKQTRLWDRAFGTCRDRVECHEKNINYDNQLDFPIL is encoded by the coding sequence ATGGAAAGAAACCCAAAAGAGTCGATAAAGTCCACCTGGCGACAGAAAGACCGCTCCGAGTGGACTATTTTCCACTGGGTTTACGACATCTTTGACATTCACCCGGTTCAACTTGACAAGGCCGTGCCGGTGCATCCAAAGACAGACAAGGTGCCGTATCTAAACGACTGGTATCAGCATCGTTGGATTCTCACCCACGCCTTTATTCCCATCGCCCTGCACCACCTATACGTCGTATATACCGGCCACAACCTTACCGCCTGGCAGGCAGGGCTTTTATACAGCGCCGCCTTCAACCTCAACGCTATCCGTGAACTTCATCTATTACGCGCACTAGGACACAGGGTCGGTTTCCTTGACGGCGATGTACACGAGCGCGATGGCGTACCGGACGCCAGCGTCAGCAAAGTCCTCTACTCCCTCGTCCTAACATCACTCGTCAGACCAGCCTTTACCGTCTACATCAGCTACAACACTCGCAACCCACCGACGTCCATGGCCTTCCTCTGGCTTCCGTTTGAGGTGGGATGCTACGGAATTCTTCtcgacttcttcttctactgGTACCACCGGCTTATGCACGACGTTGAAGGGCTCTGGAAGTTTCATCGCACGCACCACCTGACCAAGCACCCTAACCCGCTATTAACGTTGTACGCCGATACTGAGCAAGAGATATTTGACATTGCTGGAATTCCTCTAATCACCTATTTTGCTATGAGGACGCTAGGCTTTCCGATGGGCTTTTACGAATGGTGGATTTGCCACCAGTACGTCGTTTTCGCCGAGTTGGCAGGGCATAGTGGTGTCCGAATGGTAGCCACGCCGCCGAATATATTCAACTGGTTCCTGCGGGTGCTAAATGCAGAGCTCATACTTGAAGATCATGATTTACATCATCGCAAGGGCTGGAAGCGCAGCGGTAATTATGGGAAGCAAACGCGCCTTTGGGATCGGGCCTTTGGTACCTGTCGTGATCGGGTTGAATGCCACGAGAAGAATATCAACTATGACAACCAACTTGATTTTCCGATTCTATGA
- the aclH gene encoding Flavine halogenase aclH, producing MAVPPSCTVLVIGGGTAGSYAAAALAREGIETVVLEADKFPRYHIGESTLPSLRHFFKFIDFYDTVDAYGFYHKNGAVFRLAQAQPDACKSPSPAYTDFLEAGGPDGYAWNLIRSEFDDLLFKHAGTCGAQIFSETRVDTIQFEPVANGLKPDNRNLEDHLNPGRPVSATWVREDGTSGSITYKYLVDASGRQGILSTKYLKNRKFNNNFKNAAIWAYWKSDNVYGPGTHMEGSPYFEALDDASGWAWFMPLHDGTRSVGIVQDQKMVTEKKHELGRPSTLDFYKQCLDMAPRIRELLSEAELIPHVRAACDWSYTASTYHLPNARICGDAGSFIDPLFSSGVHLAITGGLSAAATISASIRGDCSEAAAGSWHSKKTVESYTRFFLAVSSATKQIRTQYEPIIKDMDEKGFQRAFDLFRPIIQGTADADEAGKVSQLEISKILQFCFKAFTYVPPERKDALFDKLRKLDSKALQDDAKQVQTLNGIEKYLTADELQILEILRSRRMIREDPFEMDSFSLDTIDGMAPKLVRGSLGLVNYEQVKIDKAHFYSQDFLDGNCPGIREGSVHLPTSRVQLG from the exons ATGGCCGTTCCACCAAGCTGCACCGTTCTTGTCATTGGAGGAGGCACCGCAGGTTCATatgctgctgcagctctAGCTCGCGAGGGTATCGAGACCGTGGTACTGGAGGCAGATAAATTCCCCAG ATACCATATCGGAGAAAGCACGCTTCCTTCTCTCCGCCACTTCTTCAAGTTCATAGACTTTTATGACACTGTTGATGCATATGGGTTCTACCACAAG AACGGTGCTGTTTTTCGACTCGCTCAAGCTCAACCCGATGCCTGCAAgtctccttctcctgctT ACACCGACTTTCTCGAGGCAGGCGGCCCTGATGGATACGCCTGGAACTTGATTCGCTCCGAGTTCGATGACTTGCTCTTCAAGCACGCTGGCACCTGTGGCGCTCAAATCTTTTCCGAAACCAGGGTTGACACGATTCAATTCGAGCCAGTGGCCAATGGATTGAAACCAGACAATAGGAACCTTGAAGACCACTTGAATCCTGGCCGGCCCGTGTCTGCCACGTGGGTGCGCGAAGATGGCACTTCCGGATCAATCACCTACAAGTACCTCGTGGATGCTAGCGGAAGGCAAGGTATCCTGAGCACCAAGTATTTAAAGAACCGCAAGTTCAACAATAATTTCAAGAATGCCGCCATATGGGCGTACTGGAAGAGTGACAATGTGTACGGTCCGGGGACACACATGGAAGGTTCGCCCTATTTCGAGGCATTAGACG ATGCCAGCGGATGGGCCTGGTTCATGCCGCTACACGATGGCACTCGCTCCGTCGGCATTGTCCAAGACCAGAAAATGGTGACTGAAAAGAAGCACGAGCTAGGCCGTCCTTCAACCCTGGACTTTTACAAGCAATGCCTAGACATGGCTCCCAGGATAAGAGAACTTCTCTCAGAGGCCGAGCTTATTCCTCATGTCAGAGCCGCCTGTGACTGGTCCTACACCGCGTCTACATATCACTTGCCGAATGCGCGTATCTGCGGAGACGCCGGGAGCTTTATTGACCCCTTGTTCTCCTCGGGCGTCCACCTCGCCATAACAGGGGGTCTCTCGGCGGCAGCTACCATTTCGGCCTCGATCCGCGGCGACTGTagcgaggcggcggcgggctcgtGGCACTCCAAGAAGACGGTCGAGAGCTACActcgcttcttcttggcggTGAGCAGTGCTACCAAGCAAATTCGCACACAATACGAGCCTATAatcaaggacatggacgagAAAGGGTTCCAAAGGGCATTTGATCTGTTCAGGCCTA TTATTCAAGGTACTGctgatgccgacgaggccggcaaAGTGTCGCAACTGGAAATCTCCAAGATTCTCCAGTTTTGCTTCAAGGCTTTTACTTATGTTCCGCCGGAGAGGAAAGACGCCCTGTTTGATAAACTTAGGAAACTTGACTCCAAAGCTTTACAGGACGATGCGAAACAAGTTCAGACTCTTAACGGTATAGAGAAGTATCTTACGGCAGATGAGTTGCAGATACTAGAGATATTACGAAGTAGGCGTATGATTCGTGAAGACCCCTTCGAGATGGATAGCTTCTCGCTCGACACTATCGACGGAATGGCGCCGAAACTAGTGCGCGGTAGTCTGGGGCTTGTCAATTATGAACAGGTCAAGATTGACAAAGCTCACTTTTATTCGCAGGACTTTTTGGATGGCAATTGCCCGGGAATTAGAGAGGGCAGTGTCCATCTGCCTACTTCCAGAGTCCAACTAGGATGA